From one Mustela nigripes isolate SB6536 chromosome 16, MUSNIG.SB6536, whole genome shotgun sequence genomic stretch:
- the SLC16A5 gene encoding monocarboxylate transporter 6 isoform X1 → MPQVLERAEGCWAWVVLLASLVTQGLTLGFPTCTGIFFTELQHEFQASNSETSWFPSILTAMLHAGGPLCSILVGRFGCRVTVMLGGALASLGMVAGSFCRTLSQLYLTAGFITGLGMCFSFQSSITVLGFYFHHHRALANALASVGVSLGITLWPLLSRYLLEDLGWRGTFLVFGGVLLHCCVCGAILRPVATSVAPETTEEAPPPPSKAPAPGCLAACGRAIQRHLAFDILRHNAGYRVYTLGVMWMILGFPLPHVFLVPYAMWHGVDEHRAALLISIIGFSNIFLRPMAGLVAGRRDFAGHRKYLFSLAALLNGLTNLVCAASADFRVLVGYCLLYSVSMSGVGALIFQVLMDIVPMDRFSSALGLFTVLESVSILISPPLAGLLLDTTNNNFSYVFYMSSFFLISAALFMGGSFCALQKKERPGKPAEAEGAITEVPSEQGLMVEDSRGSKKQLYTEVMYVTSV, encoded by the exons ATGCCCCAGGTCCTGGAGCGTGCAGAGGGCTGCTGGGCCTGGGTGGTGCTGCTGGCCTCCCTGGTGACCCAGGGCCTCACTCTGGGCTTCCCCACATGCACTGGCATCTTCTTCACTGAACTACAGCATGAGTTCCAGGCCAGCAACAGTGAGACCTCATGGTTCCCTTCCATCCTGACAGCCATGCTCCACGCTGGGG GACCCCTGTGCAGCATCCTGGTGGGACGCTTTGGCTGCCGAGTGACGGTGATGCTGGGGGGCGCACTGGCCAGCCTGGGCATGGTAGCAGGCTCCTTCTGCCGCACCCTTAGCCAGCTCTACCTCACAGCAGGATTCATCACAG GCCTGGGCATGTGCTTCAGCTTCCAGTCGAGCATCACCGTGCTGGGCTTCTACTTCCACCACCACCGGGCTCTGGCCAACGCTCTGGCTTCGGTGGGCGTGTCCCTGGGCATCACGCTCTGGCCACTGCTCTCCCGCTACCTCCTGGAGGATCTGGGCTGGAGGGGCACCTTCCTTGTCTTCGGCGGCGTTCTTCTCCACTGCTGCGTCTGTGGGGCCATCCTGAGGCCCGTGGCCACCAGCGTGGCCCCTGAGACCACAGAAGAGGCGCCGCCCCCACCTTCCAAGGCTCCTGCTCCCGGCTGCCTGGCGGCGTGTGGTCGGGCCATCCAGCGCCACCTGGCCTTTGATATCCTGCGGCACAACGCGGGTTACCGAGTGTACACGCTGGGCGTTATGTGGATGATCCTGGGCTTCCCGCTGCCGCACGTCTTCCTGGTGCCCTACGCCATGTGGCACGGGGTGGACGAACACAGGGCGGCCCTGCTGATCTCCATCATTGGCTTTAGCAACATCTTCCTGCGGCCCATGGCCGGGCTGGTGGCGGGCCGGCGCGACTTCGCGGGCCACCGGAAGTACCTGTTCAGCCTGGCAGCCCTGCTCAATGGCCTCACCAACCTGGTGTGCGCCGCGTCGGCCGACTTCCGGGTGTTGGTGGGCTACTGCTTGCTGTACAGCGTGTCCATGAGCGGCGTCGGAGCCCTCATCTTCCAGGTCCTCATGGACATCGTCCCCATGGATCGGTTCTCTAGCGCCCTGGGCCTCTTCACGGTCCTGGAGAGCGTCTCCATCCTCATCTCCCCGCCCCTGGCTG GGCTCCTCCTggacaccaccaacaacaacttTAGCTACGTTTTCTACATGTCAAGCTTCTTCCTTATATCAGCTGCCCTCTTCATGGGTGGCAGCTTCTGTGCCCTGCAGAAGAAGGAGAGGCCAGGCAAGCCGGCCGAGGCAGAAGGAGCCATCACGGAGGTGCCCTCAGAGCAGGGCCTCATGGTGGAGGACTCACGTGGTTCCAAGAAGCAGCTGTACACAGAGGTCATGTATGTGACCAGCGTCTGA
- the SLC16A5 gene encoding monocarboxylate transporter 6 isoform X4 — protein MLGGALASLGMVAGSFCRTLSQLYLTAGFITGLGMCFSFQSSITVLGFYFHHHRALANALASVGVSLGITLWPLLSRYLLEDLGWRGTFLVFGGVLLHCCVCGAILRPVATSVAPETTEEAPPPPSKAPAPGCLAACGRAIQRHLAFDILRHNAGYRVYTLGVMWMILGFPLPHVFLVPYAMWHGVDEHRAALLISIIGFSNIFLRPMAGLVAGRRDFAGHRKYLFSLAALLNGLTNLVCAASADFRVLVGYCLLYSVSMSGVGALIFQVLMDIVPMDRFSSALGLFTVLESVSILISPPLAGLLLDTTNNNFSYVFYMSSFFLISAALFMGGSFCALQKKERPGKPAEAEGAITEVPSEQGLMVEDSRGSKKQLYTEVMYVTSV, from the exons ATGCTGGGGGGCGCACTGGCCAGCCTGGGCATGGTAGCAGGCTCCTTCTGCCGCACCCTTAGCCAGCTCTACCTCACAGCAGGATTCATCACAG GCCTGGGCATGTGCTTCAGCTTCCAGTCGAGCATCACCGTGCTGGGCTTCTACTTCCACCACCACCGGGCTCTGGCCAACGCTCTGGCTTCGGTGGGCGTGTCCCTGGGCATCACGCTCTGGCCACTGCTCTCCCGCTACCTCCTGGAGGATCTGGGCTGGAGGGGCACCTTCCTTGTCTTCGGCGGCGTTCTTCTCCACTGCTGCGTCTGTGGGGCCATCCTGAGGCCCGTGGCCACCAGCGTGGCCCCTGAGACCACAGAAGAGGCGCCGCCCCCACCTTCCAAGGCTCCTGCTCCCGGCTGCCTGGCGGCGTGTGGTCGGGCCATCCAGCGCCACCTGGCCTTTGATATCCTGCGGCACAACGCGGGTTACCGAGTGTACACGCTGGGCGTTATGTGGATGATCCTGGGCTTCCCGCTGCCGCACGTCTTCCTGGTGCCCTACGCCATGTGGCACGGGGTGGACGAACACAGGGCGGCCCTGCTGATCTCCATCATTGGCTTTAGCAACATCTTCCTGCGGCCCATGGCCGGGCTGGTGGCGGGCCGGCGCGACTTCGCGGGCCACCGGAAGTACCTGTTCAGCCTGGCAGCCCTGCTCAATGGCCTCACCAACCTGGTGTGCGCCGCGTCGGCCGACTTCCGGGTGTTGGTGGGCTACTGCTTGCTGTACAGCGTGTCCATGAGCGGCGTCGGAGCCCTCATCTTCCAGGTCCTCATGGACATCGTCCCCATGGATCGGTTCTCTAGCGCCCTGGGCCTCTTCACGGTCCTGGAGAGCGTCTCCATCCTCATCTCCCCGCCCCTGGCTG GGCTCCTCCTggacaccaccaacaacaacttTAGCTACGTTTTCTACATGTCAAGCTTCTTCCTTATATCAGCTGCCCTCTTCATGGGTGGCAGCTTCTGTGCCCTGCAGAAGAAGGAGAGGCCAGGCAAGCCGGCCGAGGCAGAAGGAGCCATCACGGAGGTGCCCTCAGAGCAGGGCCTCATGGTGGAGGACTCACGTGGTTCCAAGAAGCAGCTGTACACAGAGGTCATGTATGTGACCAGCGTCTGA
- the SLC16A5 gene encoding monocarboxylate transporter 6 isoform X2, translating into MPQVLERAEGCWAWVVLLASLVTQGLTLGFPTCTGIFFTELQHEFQASNSETSWFPSILTAMLHAGGLGMCFSFQSSITVLGFYFHHHRALANALASVGVSLGITLWPLLSRYLLEDLGWRGTFLVFGGVLLHCCVCGAILRPVATSVAPETTEEAPPPPSKAPAPGCLAACGRAIQRHLAFDILRHNAGYRVYTLGVMWMILGFPLPHVFLVPYAMWHGVDEHRAALLISIIGFSNIFLRPMAGLVAGRRDFAGHRKYLFSLAALLNGLTNLVCAASADFRVLVGYCLLYSVSMSGVGALIFQVLMDIVPMDRFSSALGLFTVLESVSILISPPLAGLLLDTTNNNFSYVFYMSSFFLISAALFMGGSFCALQKKERPGKPAEAEGAITEVPSEQGLMVEDSRGSKKQLYTEVMYVTSV; encoded by the exons ATGCCCCAGGTCCTGGAGCGTGCAGAGGGCTGCTGGGCCTGGGTGGTGCTGCTGGCCTCCCTGGTGACCCAGGGCCTCACTCTGGGCTTCCCCACATGCACTGGCATCTTCTTCACTGAACTACAGCATGAGTTCCAGGCCAGCAACAGTGAGACCTCATGGTTCCCTTCCATCCTGACAGCCATGCTCCACGCTGGGG GCCTGGGCATGTGCTTCAGCTTCCAGTCGAGCATCACCGTGCTGGGCTTCTACTTCCACCACCACCGGGCTCTGGCCAACGCTCTGGCTTCGGTGGGCGTGTCCCTGGGCATCACGCTCTGGCCACTGCTCTCCCGCTACCTCCTGGAGGATCTGGGCTGGAGGGGCACCTTCCTTGTCTTCGGCGGCGTTCTTCTCCACTGCTGCGTCTGTGGGGCCATCCTGAGGCCCGTGGCCACCAGCGTGGCCCCTGAGACCACAGAAGAGGCGCCGCCCCCACCTTCCAAGGCTCCTGCTCCCGGCTGCCTGGCGGCGTGTGGTCGGGCCATCCAGCGCCACCTGGCCTTTGATATCCTGCGGCACAACGCGGGTTACCGAGTGTACACGCTGGGCGTTATGTGGATGATCCTGGGCTTCCCGCTGCCGCACGTCTTCCTGGTGCCCTACGCCATGTGGCACGGGGTGGACGAACACAGGGCGGCCCTGCTGATCTCCATCATTGGCTTTAGCAACATCTTCCTGCGGCCCATGGCCGGGCTGGTGGCGGGCCGGCGCGACTTCGCGGGCCACCGGAAGTACCTGTTCAGCCTGGCAGCCCTGCTCAATGGCCTCACCAACCTGGTGTGCGCCGCGTCGGCCGACTTCCGGGTGTTGGTGGGCTACTGCTTGCTGTACAGCGTGTCCATGAGCGGCGTCGGAGCCCTCATCTTCCAGGTCCTCATGGACATCGTCCCCATGGATCGGTTCTCTAGCGCCCTGGGCCTCTTCACGGTCCTGGAGAGCGTCTCCATCCTCATCTCCCCGCCCCTGGCTG GGCTCCTCCTggacaccaccaacaacaacttTAGCTACGTTTTCTACATGTCAAGCTTCTTCCTTATATCAGCTGCCCTCTTCATGGGTGGCAGCTTCTGTGCCCTGCAGAAGAAGGAGAGGCCAGGCAAGCCGGCCGAGGCAGAAGGAGCCATCACGGAGGTGCCCTCAGAGCAGGGCCTCATGGTGGAGGACTCACGTGGTTCCAAGAAGCAGCTGTACACAGAGGTCATGTATGTGACCAGCGTCTGA
- the SLC16A5 gene encoding monocarboxylate transporter 6 isoform X3, whose product MPQVLERAEGCWAWVVLLASLVTQGLTLGFPTCTGIFFTELQHEFQASNSETSWFPSILTAMLHAGGPLCSILVGRFGCRVTVMLGGALASLGMVAGSFCRTLSQLYLTAGFITGLGMCFSFQSSITVLGFYFHHHRALANALASVGVSLGITLWPLLSRYLLEDLGWRGTFLVFGGVLLHCCVCGAILRPVATSVAPETTEEAPPPPSKAPAPGCLAACGRAIQRHLAFDILRHNAGYRVYTLGVMWMILGFPLPHVFLVPYAMWHGVDEHRAALLISIIGFSNIFLRPMAGLVAGRRDFAGHRKYLFSLAALLNGLTNLVCAASADFRVLVGYCLLYSVSMSGVGALIFQVLMDIVPMDRFSSALGLFTVLESVSILISPPLAAKWGRLIPSTP is encoded by the exons ATGCCCCAGGTCCTGGAGCGTGCAGAGGGCTGCTGGGCCTGGGTGGTGCTGCTGGCCTCCCTGGTGACCCAGGGCCTCACTCTGGGCTTCCCCACATGCACTGGCATCTTCTTCACTGAACTACAGCATGAGTTCCAGGCCAGCAACAGTGAGACCTCATGGTTCCCTTCCATCCTGACAGCCATGCTCCACGCTGGGG GACCCCTGTGCAGCATCCTGGTGGGACGCTTTGGCTGCCGAGTGACGGTGATGCTGGGGGGCGCACTGGCCAGCCTGGGCATGGTAGCAGGCTCCTTCTGCCGCACCCTTAGCCAGCTCTACCTCACAGCAGGATTCATCACAG GCCTGGGCATGTGCTTCAGCTTCCAGTCGAGCATCACCGTGCTGGGCTTCTACTTCCACCACCACCGGGCTCTGGCCAACGCTCTGGCTTCGGTGGGCGTGTCCCTGGGCATCACGCTCTGGCCACTGCTCTCCCGCTACCTCCTGGAGGATCTGGGCTGGAGGGGCACCTTCCTTGTCTTCGGCGGCGTTCTTCTCCACTGCTGCGTCTGTGGGGCCATCCTGAGGCCCGTGGCCACCAGCGTGGCCCCTGAGACCACAGAAGAGGCGCCGCCCCCACCTTCCAAGGCTCCTGCTCCCGGCTGCCTGGCGGCGTGTGGTCGGGCCATCCAGCGCCACCTGGCCTTTGATATCCTGCGGCACAACGCGGGTTACCGAGTGTACACGCTGGGCGTTATGTGGATGATCCTGGGCTTCCCGCTGCCGCACGTCTTCCTGGTGCCCTACGCCATGTGGCACGGGGTGGACGAACACAGGGCGGCCCTGCTGATCTCCATCATTGGCTTTAGCAACATCTTCCTGCGGCCCATGGCCGGGCTGGTGGCGGGCCGGCGCGACTTCGCGGGCCACCGGAAGTACCTGTTCAGCCTGGCAGCCCTGCTCAATGGCCTCACCAACCTGGTGTGCGCCGCGTCGGCCGACTTCCGGGTGTTGGTGGGCTACTGCTTGCTGTACAGCGTGTCCATGAGCGGCGTCGGAGCCCTCATCTTCCAGGTCCTCATGGACATCGTCCCCATGGATCGGTTCTCTAGCGCCCTGGGCCTCTTCACGGTCCTGGAGAGCGTCTCCATCCTCATCTCCCCGCCCCTGGCTG CAAAGTGGGGGCGGTTAATACCATCTACCCCGTAG